One part of the Pecten maximus chromosome 9, xPecMax1.1, whole genome shotgun sequence genome encodes these proteins:
- the LOC117334565 gene encoding uncharacterized protein LOC117334565, with product MISALLLVFVVTIYTIDGKPYSLDQEVTKLLERRGKPVVCDANNAGSVVFAFDTSDGTKDFSEQKTYAGKVAKFLPENGKVKVAGIVYGGSTATSIPLGSQSTYDDLVNAIEGISQEEHGPRDEADALKAAAKLLTDSTGKRAIVLFVDGNADDANAAKAAADELRGEDIEILFAFPKDLYASLQSELKQIASEPYSLSLNAMNSLSLAESIGLVFDVQYSC from the exons ATCTACACAATTGATGGAAAGCCATACTCCT tggATCAGGAAGTAACAAAGTTATTAGAAAGGAGAGGCAAACCTGTCG TTTGTGATGCTAACAATGCTGGCTCAGTCGTGTTTGCATTCGATACCTCCGATGGTACAAAGGACTTTTCCGAACAGAAAACATACGCCGGAAAAGTTGCAAAATTCTTGCCTGAAAATGGAAAAGTAAAAGTAGCTGGAATCGTCTACGGTGGGTCTACTGCAACCAGCATCCCTCTTGGAAGTCAGTCAACATATGACGACCTTGTGAATGCTATTGAAGGCATCTCCCAGGAAGAGCATGGACCACGTGATGAGGCCGACGCACTTAAGGCTGCTGCTAAACTCTTAACGGATTCAACTGGTAAAAGGGCCATCGTTCTCTTCGTTGATGGTAATGCAGATGATGCAAATGCCGCCAAAGCTGCTGCGGATGAATTGAGAGGAGAAGACATCGAGATTCTCTTCGCCTTTCCTAAGGATTTGTATGCATCTCTACAATCTGAGCTGAAGCAGATTGCATCTGAACCCTACAGTCTGTCATTGAACGCTATGAACAGTCTGAGTCTCGCAGAGTCCATCGGTCTCGTATTCGATGTACAGTACAGCTGTTAG